A region of the Dreissena polymorpha isolate Duluth1 chromosome 6, UMN_Dpol_1.0, whole genome shotgun sequence genome:
tcaaaggtcaaggtcacagtgacaaaaaacgtattcacacaatggctgccactacaactgacagcccttattgggggcatgcatgtttaacaaacagcccttgtttattctAGTTTTTAATTCATCAacattttatatgttttgaaagttttttaCTAGGGTAGTGATTACTTGCTTAAGCAAACAtgtaacacaaaacacaaatgaacaactataaataattgttttaacaaagtgaattgaaatttaatttgcattttattttattatatctcTTGTATTACAGGGGATAGTTACCGATTTATCTACAAAGCACAAACAGTACTAGTATGTGTTAAGTTTGTATTTACAGTTGAAAAGTTCATAATAATAATGTCCAAACTGGCAAACAATAGTGTGTCTGGCATTTTATAGTTTTGACAGAAAGTAATGTATTTCCTGCACAAAAAAGTActtgttaaataattaaataaatattcatgaagttaattattaaatatatatttttttatatgtttgcaACAAAAGTATGCTTTACAGTTAGTTTTGTTTTTCGCTACCTGAGCAAATATCAAGGcatgtttgaatctggatcaAGTGGTGTTAAAAACTTAGGATATGTCTTCAAGCATTTATATACCTTTAGCTGTGAGGGCATCAGTGCTTCTCTTATTTGTATGCTCTTAGTAGGGTGGAATAGAGCAGTTTTACTGTCTGTTGTTCAGTGTGTCTGTCGATCAGGCATCTGTTTAAAGAGTTTGTTTCATTAACCCTTTTATATATTTACCTTATtattggtgtgtgagtctacctgcatgacttacagGTCAAGTTCAAGATTTTCCtggtgtattgatttttggagaAGTAATGGGCCCTTATAGACTTACATAAATACTGTAGAATAGCAGTTTTCAGGATTGTGTTTAAATTGTGTAAAAGTGTAACTAGTTGTGAGATTTTACAGTCCTactgatataaactttaaataatgTGACACTTAACAGATAAACGACTGTTCAGTATCGGATCATATTAAATTTACAGCATATGCATTGCTCAaccaaaattaaattaattagtgTATATGTATGGTCTTTGTAGAAGGCATATCGTTTCCGAACTGTCGGTTACTGTCACCCCATCAACGTGTCCGAACCTGATGGTTTCATCTCtttaacacaaacagttttttaTCTGATCATGAACACGTTTTCTAAAAAAGTTTATCACCATAAAATGAAGttcatgtttaataataatgaacaTTTCCCAAGAcgttatatatagagaatattatgtgagtgtcggatagagatcaagtttatcatgcgaggctgagAAACATGTAGCCGAGCGCTACAaagtttcgagccgagcatgataaacttgatctctatccgacacttacataatattctatttatcctattattttgtggtcctttatcgttcaaaaagagtaaaaatactttaaaattcaaagaaatagcgcTGGTTTCccaagttgactccgaagtgtttgtttacttcaacgtcatcatttgctatgacgtcacattgaaacatatagtgttctttaGATAGAGATCGggaaaccatggtctaaaaatatcgatagtataaagcttaagtttttaccatcgttgttatactatcgattttcatctggtaataggataataTCATTTATAGCTGTCTGTCCTTTCTTCAATCTGTCCGTGACCCTCTTGTATCCGCTCCTATACACTCTAAAGGATTTTCATTAAACTTTCCGTAAATGTTAAGATCATTGATATCATGTGCATAAGGCTTGAGGCAGTTGTTTCGGCACAGAATAGGTTAATGTCATACTTAAAGGTCTAAATTTCAAACCTCTATTTAAGTATTTGCCCAAAAGTTTCTATACCCTTTGGAAGATTTTATACAACTAGGCTAACATGTATATTAAGATGATGTGAATAAAGTATGCGACAATCATGCTGACTCAAGCTTGAGGTCAAACTTCAAGGTCGAAAGTTAGAGGTTCTATTTAAGTATTTTCTCCATATATTCTATGACCAATCCGGGATTGTCATGACACATGGCCTTAATGTTGTGGTAATTGAGACGATGaccaatgttcctatgaagtttcatgatcctaggcataagcgttcttgagttatcatccggaaaccatttctctgtttcgagtcactgtgaccttgacctttgaccttagtgacctgaaaatcaataggggtcatctgccagtcatgatcaatgtacctatgaagtttcatgatccaaggcctaagcattcttgagttatcatccggaaaccattttactatttcaagtcactgtgaccttgaactatgaccttgtgaccttaaaatcaaaataggggtcatttaccagtcatggtcaatgtacctatgaagtttcaggttTCTAGGCCtaacccgtctgtagatctgccatagtcattagcactttctTATGGAATTCTAAAGAAAACGATATGGAATTCAATGGAAATcaatggaatttgatggaattccatctaCTTGCCAATTTTTcgtctgaagctgttatggaattgcATGGAATCTAAAATTCCATGCGTTTCTACGGAAAATATGGAAAACACTATGGAAAgttggccatttttttcaatggAAATCgtaatggaaaataacttatacattttctaggatggaaatcaatggaaaataacttagaaattTTTTGCTGGTTTCTCAGGGGCAGAAATAGTTATTGACAAAATTTACTAGtacagaaataaatttaaaaattatgtattatggaCAACTACTTGAAGATTATTTAATAGAAGTACAagacatttcaaaattgttaacTGAATAGGATTACAGGATGTTATTAATTCCAATGCATTGGAATTTCAAACCGTTAGTTATTACCTCGCTATGACGATTTTTAATTCACTTCTATGattttttaagcattaaaattaaCTCATGTCAATTTtgtatgaattaattaattaacaaaaccTGCAAAGTGTAATACTTTGATGCCATCAAAGTCGGGGCCTACAATAATTTCATTACAGTTCATGACACCAACAACAAAGTAGATCACAGTTACAGCCTGTACGAAAATTCTATGCAAATTATGTACagagtctgtacaaaatctgcccagaatcaagacagaattcatGTTTTCTGTACATGACACAGCCAGAAATTATACCTTCAAATCTGTACAGATTTTCTAAGCAGAATTACATTGAAGCAGAATTTTATCTGTAAAGATTATTACACCAGacagaattttaacacttataacACAAGACAGATTTGTAGCACTTTGCATTTTAGCAAGGCAGAATTTCTGTATTTGGTAGAAAAAATGAGAATATTTTACTTCGAAAAAAATCTGATACAACAATTCAAAATGGgactataaataatttaagaaaaagacTTGTGATTTTAGTTTCTAATTGTTTATTGCAGGAAACATTTCTTTATTCACCGAAAACCAACAGTAATGTTCAattcatacaatatttaaaatgacCAATTATTAGCAACAAAAATACAGCAGTATTTTTCATACCATAAGGAACATAGAAAGTTACAATTTAATCCAACAGGCTTCAAGGAAAAACTACAATGGAGTGAAATAAGGTTTcattttttacaaagtttttattctttgcttattgctggataaattgtcccaaaatacttaaaattgctagaaaatgttgtctgctgtatCTCAGCAGTGACATTTTAAATGGTTTCCAAACATGGAGTGAGATCCAATTACCCAAGTTTGCCCAGTGTGGTAAATTTACTCCCATGTCTTTCATGCTTGGCTCTCTTTTAACGAATATATTCATTGGAATGCGAGTGCTTTAACATAACAAAATTTGTGACGAAACATTATAAGGACAATTGTgaaattaagacataaaattATAAAAGTGTTGTAATATATATGGTTAAAAGATGTTTGGTTTAGTCTACTTTGAAAAGGATAATACACTTGTAAGTGTGCGACAAAATCTCAGCGACTTGACATTTGAAGTTTTCAAGCGAAAATCAAAATGTTCCATGAAATGGGGCGCAGAAGACTATGAGGAGAGAATTATCATTACCAgaggtatgttaaaatttgcttttaattcttttatcaaaatatgcatttaatctGATGTGAGTTATGACTTGGCTTTGTTTTCAAATgtgcttaaaatttaaactttGGTTGTGCATATTCAATTTTGGACAATTaacacaactagagctttgtcacagacatgacgaatacccccacatgtcgcattgacacagaatatttagcatgttgtcttcacaaaaaacagtgggCACCATACTCCCCTCTTAACATTAAAGAGATTTCCTTGCATTACTTGTGGTAGATTAACAATGGCATTTACAATACAATTTCTGAGCCAAATTTTGGATATATTAGACGGTTGCAAGGACTACAAGGGAACGACAATGGTGTTTTGCAAGATCTTCATGGAGTATGAGACGAGTGGGAGAAGCCTCACAGGAGGCCTTGCCAAGGATGGTACGAGGCAGCCAGCCATTGAAGATCAGAAGAAGATTAGTTTCCTGTAAGGTACACAAACTTATTTTTGGTAATGATATCTtatgttgttcattttgtttttacaaaggTTAATCCAGTGTTCCAGATTTATCCAGTCAATTAACAATTATGccatttctcttttttttcacaccacttttttaacattttatatttctcTCCCAGAAAGTTGGTAAATAATTTCGatgtattttaaccctttgcatgccaAAAtgtcaatttgacaatatttttcaaagaaatgtAGTTCTAAATACAAACAGGCTGTTACAATGCCAAGATCAGGTCCAACCATTGTTGGACTTAAACTTGTCTACAGCCTGTATGCAATATAATTAAAAGTATATTAAATTATTCTCCCGACCGGATTGGATTAATGCAACACCATAAGAAGAAAACAACACTATTGaccatttaatattttgttttgtatatttccCTTTGTAGAAGTCATCAAGCAAAAATGGCCCTCCACCATGAAGGACGCCGTGAAGTATGTTCTTCGAGACATGCTAAAGCCATCCAAAGCTAGTGTTAAACTGACATGTTTAACTTCCAGTCATTTTCCAAGTCTTATCTCCTTTAATTTAGGAAATACTTTCCATGGACgccaatatttttaaatgacaaaatttaatctaaaaataacattgtcgtacgatctttgataagatgGGCCCCTGAAATGCCTTGTTTCTGGTACTGGAAGTTTTGCTTGTATATAATTTGCAAGTTTTGACAGTGTACACAACACAGACCCTGAATAATAACACTATTAAATTTTAAGCATTTATTTGTATGATTGATGCCAGGTCTTGTTCATATGGTGTGTATATGGTAAACTCATGGTAAAAGAGGCAGATTTCTACTAAATTACCTTATAGCTGTTGTTTAACTTCTAGGATGAAACTTTAAGTTACatgcacatttgtttttcaaaatcaataaaatgccagTAATCTATAAtctgttatttctatattttaatcCAGCTTtctattaaattccatagctttttaCGGAATTCCATATAATTCTATAGAATTTCATTATTACAATGTGACCCCCAAGGTAAATGACTGACCAAAATACAGGATGCAAGAAAAGTACCAGTTAAGAGAAGACTTCAACAGTCATGTTTAGTTGTGAGCGCTATATCACAACTAATGTAGAGAAGCAGTTTTGCAAGTCAATATGTTGTTAGCTACGCTAGAACCGATAACTGCAAGGcagtctgctgttagctacgctaggaacgataaccactgcctgtctgcactacctgcagtaaaattatgcagacgatgAATGCTCGAAGTGTCAGCTCAAACCATCGCATCTGCCTGTTagagttcaccactggtacactgcatcGTGTGTAtgtaataaatagtgtttaacagcttgtaagatgaCATTGGTcaatctagtgtttatcattgaaatctatacatattggctgctttcagggaaactGGGCTTGacgcatgtcaaataagattagcctgtgcacactgattagcctgtgcattgcgcgcaagcttatcaaggacgacactttctgcatttatggtgttttctgtttaaagagagtctctggtactgggatgacaattaatgcatatgcattaagccctgttttccccaaaatgaagcttaaattatcttttatatcaataattaaaaaaaaaaacaccgttTTTTAAGACACTctctttattaatttgaaaaagttatgttcatttcaaacttgcagtataaaaagctataacatagcATGGATTCAAATTTGAACAACTGCTGTAGAGAATCCCTTTGAATTTGCAACATTACGAATCAGTTAGCAAAACAAGTCGTTTTAGAATATAACAAGTTATAAGTGGTTGTTTGGCTATTTAAATGATTCAAAGCATGTTATCCCTGGGGTGTGGATTGTGGCATATTCAGGATCATAATTGAATTAAgttacatacataaaagagttaatcttatcatattagtgtgacttagccaattaaatacatttttaggtgacacagaattatgcacttCTGTTAAATCATTGCTTTAATAAATGGGTTCCGAAAATTATAGTATTATAGCTAGTGATATCACGAACATGATCGAATACAATCAATGTAATACAATGAATGTACCGTCGTTGGATGAGAAAGTCACCAATAATCAATTATCTTCTCGCAAAATCAATACCGCTGATTAAATAGAGAGTCATTGGAAATACTGAAATTGAGATAGACTCAGTCGGCAGTCAGTGGTTAGCATCTGTGTTCATTTATTACACAGTTAAAAATACCCCCCTTTGATAATATTGTATTACATATAACCTGTTTATTTTGTATATGAATCTCATTTTTCAACATTaaaagttatataaaattatgtggTCATAGTATGTTTAATATCTTTGTCCTATTTGTCCGCTTGATACATTCAGCTGAACATACCAAAACTATTGACATTTATTAAGTCTATAAACACCATGAAAACCTAAACCAAGAGACTCTTAACCATTAACACTATGTTTCATTAAAATTAGTTCACAAATAAGGCATTTATATTGTTTGCAGGATGACCTAAGTTTTGAATACATGTACTCTTGACTAAGATTTGATCTttgttatgatattgtcattataaacattttgaccaaatttcatcaagattaagtaaTACATTGGTACAAGTTCTGTGTTACCTTTAAGCTGCTGACCTGGcctcgtgttcacaaaacatttttcgcaatcgaaaatcgattttgcttgtcatcgAAAaaggatttccattgtagttgataggcacaAATCGTCACCTTAGTGTAAAACAGTGATAAgtccatatttcaaaattttacaggagagtAAAAAAACTGATTGTTATAAAAGATTGAGCTTTGATTTTAACACTGTtcacatttttatacagttttttagctaaaaatatataagataaaatgtatttcagtatattgctaccaagtaatattatatttgatgaatTTGCAGATAACTTCATTTGACTCTGAAATATTTTTAGTGCAATACTGTAACAAGTGCACTTCTTACTATATTGCACTGGACATTCTTTGTGCAATAACTGAATAAGGTAAGTTATTATGgtttaaaatcaaacaatttactgaatttctagtaaaattaagaataaaatgttaaaggatattgaaaacaaaataatgtttacaccaaTGTTGATGTAGGAAGCAAAATTATGAGCACTGGCGTTCTGCCATGCATAGCATTATGAATCTTTTTAAGATGAAAtgagtattttttcatttttaaaaaaacatcttgcatattaatgaaaaaaaacacatgtattttttgataatttattaatcaactttaaacaataattttgcaccggtatttcatttaacataattatatttgtaacaacaagcatcgaaatttaatttgtaaacttcagaaaaataatttcattggaaCAGGCACAAATTGAGGAGTATGACAACATCACCACACATTGATACAGTATACTTCGgctaatattatttaatgtgagTTAAATACAATTTGTCAAATTTGAATGACAAAAAGTTTAACCAATAAGACAAACAAGACATCTTTTACTACATGACTTTTTCTTCTATATTGATGAATCATTACAATTTCATGGCTTCACCTTGGCTGAAGTTGACAATACTATCATCTTGAATTTTACTGTCATACTCCCAGTATATCAGTATTGATATATAAAAAGGCTACTGATAAGCCCACATACACTTTTAATAAAACTAGAGAATTGTGTTGCACTTTTTAACTTTAAGTAGATAAAAGTTCAAGTTTTCTTCTtaaattttgttgcaaaatacCATGATTTCTTACAAAACACTCAGGAAAAAGTATCCAGCATAAATTTGATCATTATTGTAGCTGAGagtaacgagagcgccgatggcgttaaaagcataggtgcaagatacagggaagaatggcgtcacgtggtatgatgtagttcgatatcgccatccgcgaatttctcaaatcaataatttcaaacaattaccgactatttaaatagataatctttccatttacatcagtgtttgaaacgcttatgaaaaataattacccaagcctttcaaaatttaagcacggacagatctgtatcgattcttttctctattcttttcacaaatgaaaatagacgctaccctattcgtctgcgtcaagaatttgtcgtaaaacttgtggtaagcgttagatgcagacgtgcacaacagattgagttctgaatacagatttctgaatgcagatttttatagaaactcctcacagcagttacttcccttgcttcgcccggtcagtaacttctagtataagggaggccactgcgtaggagattgagatttatagtgcagatagaattgttttacgaacgaaatttgttttaggttataagaagattttttgacataaaacggtcttagaaaaattcactaaaaacggtgacagcaatattcttggaagaaaacgttagaaaaacgtttccaaaaaaattttgtaagaatgaccatatactaaattaaatagatatttcgtctgatttttgatcaggtaaggcttcataaagggcaaccgatggatgtggattttcgaaatgtggtatataccataagcataagtgcgtaaacgcacctatgctaaaaacaacAGTAACAATTTGTTTATCACTCACAGGGCAAATCTTTGTAGAATGCATCACTAGACTGTTATATTTAGCCTGAGGAATGGTCTGCTTGTAACCAGGCCTGAAAGTCCTTTCAGGCAAGGCAATTGCAAATATTGTGAGCGGCAATATCCTTAAGAAGTACAAATGTATTTCCACGCTAAGTAAAGAAACAGGGATTTCGAGAAAAGTACTAAGACGGGCCACTGCAAAGGCATTGATTGCTATTCCAAAGAGAAAAATTTTCCTGGAAAGAGAAAGAATCAAAAGGGAGGTGATCAACTTCATGGAGCGACACGAGTTCTGTGCTGAAAACCCAAATACCAAGGTATCAAAATCGTTTTTTTGTTGCCTGCATCCTCACTATATACTTTTGACAAAGCTGATAACCTGAAATACATGTTCATGCAGCAAACATAAAAATTTTGCTATGAAATTAAAAAGCATTTGCTCTGTAGGAATAGATATTTCACCAAACCCAGAAACGGTTAGCAAGAAAGAATCTGAATAGGACATGACAGATATGCTAACCAATAAAATACAGGATGACACAGAAGTCGAGTTTGAAGAGTTGAAATGCGTAGAAGAAGAGgggaagaagaaaatgaaataagtTAAATCCAAGAACACAAAAGAAGAGTATAATCAAACATACACAACTGCAGTTCCGAGATTTATTACAGCATGTTTCTAGGGTGAAGACGCAATATACTGCCATAAGAAATCTAAAAGCCAACTTGCCAAGAAATGAAATATTGATCCATATGGATTTTGCAGAAAATTTCACATGCAGCAACGCCGACCAATTTCAAAGCGCTTATTGGAACAGCACAGGAGTTACACTGCACCCGGTAGTTGCTTACTATAAAAAAGAAGAAGAGCTGAAACACAagaatttgatttttgtttctgATGTCACAAACCATAATTCCACAGTGGTGGTcacgatcttgaaaaaaactagtCCCTGACATGAAAGCATCGAGTATGACTGTGTTTTATAATGGAACTGAGTATGAAACCACAGCAAAAGAACTCGAGATGAAAAACCCCAATTCTGTTTCGGGAACCATAAAGTTGCATGCATTATTTGCTGCACACAATCAGTTATATACCGCCAAGGTCTCATATTACTGTGAAGCCTGTTCAAAAGGCGAATACTGTGGACACTGGAAaatagggctgcaacaatataccggtatatcggtatatatcgcaatacgcaatccgcatattgtattgcgatatgattttcatcataccggtacgaaatttttacaaaaattcattcacatttcgtccagaaaagccatccgaaataatgataaaaaggtaaacaaaacaaagcagtgtaaattattttttacgtaaaaaaagcattctaaaaagtgtattatacggagtagcgttgttacatgggagcattcattcgatgcttttgaacagattatcgttgaattaattgcgcacagctgtaaatgtttcgttcgattctgatttgagcattatttgtaatccgaatttcggaaatacgcttccaaatttgaatgcaaacgcgacaataaaaaataatagcgtcaaataaaaagtgctttatcctttgtctcaataaaaagcgcgcgaaaattatacagacatgtagaacgtcgcatggaaagtatgggtgtattttgtgttgtataaaaacaggaacatcacgtcagctgaattacacgtgttcagtgggaaaaacgccccggttggacgttatttcatcacatctttaaatagtaacaattgcaaaaatgtatttgatacttaagaaaatttgcaaatgtttgtgtttcttattattcttgagcacatttataataaatatttaccagaatttgctttaaaattggaatttatgggattattgggtaattggcaagttataattttggtacaagttagcaatatattgcgatatattgcaatacgggtttttgaactgacaatatattgcaatacggtttttggcgtattgttgcagcactactggAAAATAGACACTGTACCAGAAAAACACAATGTAAGTAACGAAGCCAGTCTACGCGAATGTTCACTTAAATGGAAGTTGATAGATCATGAAGGAAATttcgatgaaaacagaaaaaagtacAGAAGCTAAACATACCTGAAATGTGCGCAGACAGAAATGGCTCTTCACATATCGCAGATGAAAATGTGTTGCGCAAAGTCTCTGATAAAAATGAATCCCCATTGATCAAACAAGTCAAAGACCAGAGCTCCAGCTAGGTCTAAATTGAAGGGTTCTCCGCCCTGCCCCTcggccctgcccttcctaggggcCCCCCTCCCCCTGccctttacatttttattttttttccattaaattatgataattaccggtaatgaatctcttattacattgttattaatttattcctcattgtagacatttaatggtttaataataatgggtataatatattctaacaattattaaaaacatataaatgaacatgcagcagcaacaggaagcattccagagaCGCAAGCGCACTTGAAAGTgcacttttgacaaaatactgcgcgttgaaagtgcccttttgacaaaaagcccctcctgcccttttcaaatcctagctggagcactgaagacGCATACTATCTTGTAAAGTTGGATGATATCGTCTACCCAGGGAAACTTTTCAAGGTTAATGATGATAAACAGGAGGCGACAGTTTTATTCAAGGAGGAAACTCAAGGGGAAGGAGATTTGTTTAAGTGGCCGTTAAGAGATGACATACAAGATGTTGAATTCGAACAGTTTGTACGTGAAATCCAAGAGCCAACGGCTTGCAGCAAAAGCAAAAGGCAGTTTAAACTTAAAGATGCCCATTACATGTTTTTGACACCACTTTCAATAGCCAATTGCTTGTAGTTAAAGCAAAAGGCagtttatgtagtttgttttgtgaaaattgattgttttgacaaaaagtgTCAGGTACGTGAACTCGAAAATAGTTCTAAGAAGTACGTATATAAACTACTGTAgaactaaaaaaaaatggttgtttttattaaatgtgaacgttttaatcataatgtttgctatttgaaaatgtaaacgtAGTTGACTTAGTTGTAATTGCATGTTGTCTATAGGAACGAAATAGACTTGTCAAGCACaataaaggggccgtccaacagattttggcatgtattgaagcttgtcattaaatgctttatattgaaaatttaaacatttgaactaaaaatctcctgtaaaaaaacaagaatacaatttaaaaaaaggaaaaaaagtaaacctcaacagggctcgaaccactgacccctggattcctggtgtaaaaagcctcccgcctagaccacttgaccatccaCCTCATGTTTTGAGCGGAAGTATTTTATAGCTatttaagcaatccttgtagtttcccaaaatatcgtctCGCGTCGATACAACGCTTTTTCTGTTGGACTTTAAGAGTTTTTTAAATCTATGTTTTTCCATGTACTTgtgtatttaaagatttttcaagttaagccattagatttttatcatttttgtatgAAACCAATGAAATGAATTAGGCATGCTTATAAAGATTCTTTGAATTATACGTATGTACGTTTGATGGTCAGGTACGTTAAAAATCCAAAGGTTGTTAACATACTTGATTTTGGCTGAGATATTATTTTTTCCTTGTAAGAAAATATTAATGATGTTTTcgtaaaaatgtatgtttgaatttgattttttaaaccaACGTTGTTCAAATGTCATTTATAAAATCCTTTAAATGAACAGCATGATTTAACAAACACCCCTTTTTAAAACTTGTTAAGTAAGTTTtaaaaaatgatgacaaaaattcaaatgattaacaaaaaatgaaataacagtcAGGAATCTGTTAAGCACAAATTACCacatataatgataaataataattgaatctgtgcgagttgatttaaatgtattgatgTGTTAAAATGAATATAACGTACGTGACATTAGAATATCAGTGTGTCAATGATTAtgcaaatattatgaaaattggatatttattttattttatgtacagtttggtgttcaagttgattttaataaagtTCCTGGTTCaattgctttgttttaattttccaacATTTCTCTTTGTGTTAATGTTCCTTTAAATGGGATTCAATGCATAGTTTCTAGCTCTGATATCATCATTTGGCCTTGATATATTACACTTATCACTATATTACACCAAATAACTTTGCTGGAAATCAATCTTATTTTGGTGCAA
Encoded here:
- the LOC127833234 gene encoding uncharacterized protein LOC127833234; protein product: MFGLVYFEKDNTLVSVRQNLSDLTFEVFKRKSKCSMKWGAEDYEERIIITRDGCKDYKGTTMVFCKIFMEYETSGRSLTGGLAKDGTRQPAIEDQKKISFLSHQAKMALHHEGRREVCSSRHAKAIQS